ATTTTTCTCTTAAGCCTCCCTTGCCTAAATACCAAGACTTTCAAGAATAGGCAACCGATTATTATAAAAATCTTCAGCTATTCCCTTAATATAAGCAATATTATCCTCCGCCTTCTCCAAAACCTTACCATCCTTAATCAACTTCTTATTTTGAGAAGAATAAATTCCCCAGACAAAATCAGCACCTTCTTCTCCTTGCATGACTGCCAATAATAACAACTGCTCCAGAGAAGAAACCACCACCCCAGTGCCAATGAGGGGAGAAGCTAAATAAGCCATCTCATCAGACACTATCGCCCTCTCTATCACCGCAATATTAAAAGCATTAGTAAATTGTTGTCTCTTTTCGCAGGTTTCATCATCCACCGCAGGATGAATGTAGCCAATGGCAGTTAATACCATTAAAGCCTGATAAACATTGTTAATAGGATTTTTATTAAGATTAGGATGGCTGTGTAACTCCTTCATTGTCAAAGGAGAATCCGCCAAAAGCTCACAAATAGGCTCATAAATCTCCTTTTGTAAGGTAACATTACCCACCGCAAAAGTATGGTCTAATTTAATAGTATTCGGAGCCACAATCAAAGCATAACGGAGATTTTCAATAACTCTTGTATGCTCTGGAGGGGTCATTTGTATTTGTCCACGGGCAAAAATATCTCGCCGAAACTGAGTATTAATATAAAAATCCCTTACCACTTCTCGATAAATAGGATCTTTAATTTTGTTTAACTCCGTTAACGCTTCTTGACTTAAATTGAGGACATCAATGTAATCAATAATATTTGCCGAACCAATAAAATTAAGTTTTGCCTCCTCCAACTCTTGGACAACTTCATCAAAATAAAAACTATTCCACTGCTCATTAAAATATTCATGGGCTAAATAGTAACGATTTTGTTGTTTCAAACCTTCGTAACGGGGCTTAAGGGCTGGATTTTGCACAAAATAACCTGCATTGGTATCCATCAACCTTTGAGTTAAATTTAACGCTTCCTCGATACACTCCAAAATCGGTTCAGAAGAGTGTTTACGGTGTCGTAACATCAAGCTCTGCATAGGCATCGCCGCCGCCCAACCGGGTAAAGCATTATAGGAAATATAAACCAATCCCCCCACATTCAATTTTTTTTTAATAAACTCCACAATAGCTTGACGATTTTCAGGCGTAATCCAGCTATAGATACCATGCAAAACGATAAAATCAAACTGGGGCAAATCTTGCTCGAGAAATTCCGCAAAGCTATCATCAAAAAAATGAACATTTTGACTTCCTGCAAACTTAGCTAGTTTTCTAGCTTCGTGAATATGGTTGGGGTTAAAATCATTGGCATAAAATTGGGCTTGGGGATAACAAGAAGCGAGGAGATTGGTGGTATAACCCCTTCCACAAGCTAACTCACAATAGTTAAAAGGTTCGTTTAAATCGGGGGGATGTATGGCTTTAATGGCGGTGGCAAGGGCTAATTTGAGGGGGCTTAATTCCCCATAAAATCCGTAGGTGTAGTTGATTTCTGAAACGTAACCTTCTGTCCAAGCCATACTGTTTTATTGAGTAATACATATATCCACAACCCATATATTATCATTGATTGAGATTATATTTCTGAAGAAGATTTCTCCTACTCTCTTGAATAAGATGGAATTCAGAAGTAGTCAAAGTGCGCTGGGTTTGATCCCCCTAAATCCCCCTTAACAAGGGGGACTTTGTTGTTTAAGGTGCGCTGATGGATCTGATGATAAGTCTTGTCGTCATGAATTATAATCAAAGAAAAGCTCGGTCAATGAGAATGGAACAAGATAAGATATTATGAGTATTTCAGCAGGGGAATTGAAAAAAAAAGGTGTTTCTATCATTCAAACAAAACTAGATAAAATGAATGAAGAAACTATTACCGTCAAAGGAAAAGATGCTTTTGTAGTGATGAATATGGAACATTATAATTATTTGCGTGAATGTGAGTTAGAAATTGCACTACAACAAGCAAAAAAAGAATATGAACAGGGTCATTTTGTAAAAGAAAGTGTAGAAACACATCTTCAGCGCATCGCTAATGAATTATAGTTTAATT
The sequence above is a segment of the Cyanobacterium stanieri PCC 7202 genome. Coding sequences within it:
- a CDS encoding Methyltransferase regulatory domain, predicted (PFAM: Predicted methyltransferase regulatory domain~InterPro IPR013217:IPR018773~KEGG: syn:sll1526 hypothetical protein~PFAM: Methyltransferase regulatory domain, predicted; Methyltransferase type 12~SPTR: Uncharacterized protein sll1526), whose protein sequence is MAWTEGYVSEINYTYGFYGELSPLKLALATAIKAIHPPDLNEPFNYCELACGRGYTTNLLASCYPQAQFYANDFNPNHIHEARKLAKFAGSQNVHFFDDSFAEFLEQDLPQFDFIVLHGIYSWITPENRQAIVEFIKKKLNVGGLVYISYNALPGWAAAMPMQSLMLRHRKHSSEPILECIEEALNLTQRLMDTNAGYFVQNPALKPRYEGLKQQNRYYLAHEYFNEQWNSFYFDEVVQELEEAKLNFIGSANIIDYIDVLNLSQEALTELNKIKDPIYREVVRDFYINTQFRRDIFARGQIQMTPPEHTRVIENLRYALIVAPNTIKLDHTFAVGNVTLQKEIYEPICELLADSPLTMKELHSHPNLNKNPINNVYQALMVLTAIGYIHPAVDDETCEKRQQFTNAFNIAVIERAIVSDEMAYLASPLIGTGVVVSSLEQLLLLAVMQGEEGADFVWGIYSSQNKKLIKDGKVLEKAEDNIAYIKGIAEDFYNNRLPILESLGI
- a CDS encoding prevent-host-death family protein (InterPro IPR010916~KEGG: ppd:Ppro_2533 prevent-host-death family protein~SPTR: Putative uncharacterized protein), whose product is MSISAGELKKKGVSIIQTKLDKMNEETITVKGKDAFVVMNMEHYNYLRECELEIALQQAKKEYEQGHFVKESVETHLQRIANEL